A stretch of Heptranchias perlo isolate sHepPer1 chromosome 1, sHepPer1.hap1, whole genome shotgun sequence DNA encodes these proteins:
- the LOC137328852 gene encoding exosome complex component RRP40-like, with amino-acid sequence MARCAAEAVGEVVLAGDLLTFSSAPGEKVLCGPGLRRQEHGHGHASDSGPGPGLAVCKSGIVRHKEPAVYWVDSQQKRYVPAKGEYVIGIVTTKSGDIFKVDVGGSEQASLSYLAFEGATKRNRPNVQVGDLVFAQFVVANKDMEPELVCIDSCGRSNGMGVIGPDGLLFKVSLSIARKLLSPNCEVIKNLGELYPFEIVIGMNGRIWVKAKTIKHTLLVANVLESCENMTTDQRKHVFKKLSENVP; translated from the exons ATGGCGCGGTGTGCGGCGGAGGCCGTTGGTGAGGTGGTGCTGGCCGGGGATCTTCTGACTTTCTCATCCGCGCCGGGGGAGAAGGTGCTGTGCGGGCCCGGCCTGCGGCGGCAGGAGCACGGTCATGGACACGCCTCCGActccggccccggccccggcctgGCTGTCTGCAAATCTGGAATTGTCAGGCATAAGGAGCCCGCCGTCTACTGGGTGGATTCGCAGCAGAAGCGG TATGTACCAGCTAAAGGAGAATATGTGATAGGGATTGTGACCACAAAGTCTGGTGATATATTCAAAGTTGATGTTGGAGGAAGTGAGCAAGCTTCATTGTCGTATTTAGCATTTGAAGGAGCCACAAAGCGAAACCGACCAAATGTCCAA GTTGGAGATCTTGTTTTTGCACAGTTTGTTGTGGCCAATAAAGATATGGAACCAGAACTGGTTTGCATTGACAGCTGTGGCCGATCCAATGGGATGGGGGTGATTGGACCAGATGGATTGTTATTTAAAGTTTCACTGAGTATTGCACGCAA GCTACTTTCTCCAAACTGTGAAGTCATCAAGAATCTTGGAGAGTTATACCCTTTTGAGATAGTGATCGGAATGAATGGACGGATATGGGTAAAAGCCAAAACAATTAAGCATACTTTACTAGTAGCTAATGTGTTGGAGAGCTGTGAGAACATGACCACGGATCAAAGGAAACATGTCTTCAAAAAACTGTCTGAAAATGTGCCATGA